CAGGGTGATGCCGTCCGAGAGCCGGTGACTGTCGCCGGTCCAGTGTTCGATTGCGCGATGCGGCCGCGTCACCCATTGGCGATCGTCGGCGTGGAGATAAACGGGCGCGCTGAAGGCTTCGCTCCAGTCGGCGAGCCCGCCATAATAATGCGGATGCGAGATCGCGATCGCCTTCAGCCCGCCGAGCGATCTGACATGCTCGATCGCCTCGCGGGTCGCCAGCGGAACGCAGTCCCACATCACGAAAGCACCGCCGTCGGGAACGAGCAGCGCCCGCTGGCCAATGGCAAAAGCCGGCTCGAGCGCAAGACCGGTCAGGCCGAGATCGTCCCGCCACACCACGCGGCAGCGCTCGGTGAGAGTCTCGCGGGACAGAAAGGTCTGCCCCTTCCAGCTCACGAATTGCCGTTCGTCCTCGCAGATCGGACAGGATGCCGGCGGCTGTTCGCTCGAGGGAAATTGCGCGCCGCAGGTTTCGCAGGTCCAGAGTGGCATGGCGTCACGCTTCCTCACTTCCCGAAATTCTTCTGGATCGCCTTGTCGAGCGTGTCGCCGCCGACGAAGCGCTGGCGCAGCTCCCGCTTGAGCAGCTTGCCGCTCGGATTCTTCGGCAGGCTGTCGACGAACACCACTCGCTTCGGCACCTTGAAATGCGCCATCTGCCCGGCGCAATGCTTGATCACCGTCTCCTCGTCCAGCGCCTCGCCGGTCTTGATCACAATGATCGCTGTGACGGCCTCGATCCAGCGCGGATCGGGCAGCCCGACCACCGCGACCTCCGACACCGCGGGAATCCGGTACACCATCTCCTCGACCTCGCGGCTCGCGACATTCTCGCCGCCGGTCTTGATCATGTCCTTCACGCGGTCGACGACGGTGATGTAGCCCTCGGCATCGACGATGGCGAGATCGCCGGAATGAAACCAGCCGCCGGAAAATGCCGCCGCGGTCTTCACGGGATCGTTGTAATAGCCGGACAGAAGATGCGGCGAGCGGTGCACGATCTCGCCGACTTCGCCAACCCCGACATCCTCCATCATCGTGTTGACCACGCGCGTCTCGACATTGATCGTCGGCTTGCCGGCCGAGCCGGCCTTGCGCAGCTGGTCCTCGGGCTGAAGCACCGTGGCGAGCGGCGCGATCTCGGTCTGGCCGTAGAAATTCCAGAATCTGACGTTCGGCAGGCGGCGCTGCAATTCGAGCAGCACCTCCACCGGCATGATCGAGGCGCCGTAATAGCCCTTTTGCAGGCTGGACAGATCGGTCTTGTCGAAATTGGGCGAGCGCAGCATCGCGATCCAGATCGTCGGCGGCGCGAAGAAGGCGGTGATCCCATGAGCCGCGATCAGCGCCAGGATGTTGTCGGCGGTCGGCTTGCCCGTGATCACGCCGGAGGCGCCGAGATAAACTTGCGGGCCCAGGAAGACGTCGAGCTGGGCGCAATGATAGAGCGGCAGTGCGTGCAGCACATTGTCATGAGCGCTCATGCCGCCATCGATGATGCAGCTCACATACTGCCACATGACGGCTTCGTGGGTCAGCATCGCGCCCTTGGGCAGCGATTCCGTACCGCTGGTGTAGATGATCTGGGCGAGATCGCGGCTGTCGACGGAGGCCTCGAAGAACGAACCGTCGGAATGCAAGAGACCGTCGAAATTGGTGAGCCCCGCGGGCGGCGACGCCGGATCCTCGCCCGGCAGCCAGATCAGCTTCTCCACCGCACAGTCCGTGGCGCTGGCAGCGCGCGCGGGCTCGACGAAATCGGGACCGGTCGCAAGCAGCTTTGCGCCCGAATTCTTCAGGATGAAATTGATCTCGTCCGGATTGAGCATGAAGTTGATCGGCACCAGCACCGCGCCGATCCGCGCCACGGCGAAGCGCAGCGCGGCAAAAGCGTGCGAATTGCGCGACAGCACCGCGAGACGATCGCCCTTCCGGACGCCGAGGCCATCGAGCCCGCGCGCCAGGCGGTTGCAGACCGCGTCGAGCTCGGCAAAGGTCCACCTCACGCTGCCGCAGGAAAGAGCAGGCTTGTTCGGTTCACGGGCCGCCGAGCGGCGCAGGAGATCCCCGATGGAATGCTCGCGGGCCTTGGAGATTGTCGCTGCGATTTCGCCGGTCATGCTGGCTTCCCCCGTCGTTCTCTGTTCGCTTAGTGTTGAGGGAAGCTATAATTTCAACGGCGTTTCCGGTCAATTTCGCGCGGACGGGCGCGCATCGCGCATTGCGGGCCATCCTGACGCCTTAACGCAAGTCGTTCTCGCGCGATTGCCTCCACGGCAGGCTCAGAGCTTGTGCCCCTTCTGGCGCAACGCCTCGGTCAGGCGCTGCTTCAGTTCGTCGGCGGCCCTGCGGGTGACGTCCTGGCCGATCTGCGCGCTCGCCTGTGCAAGCGCATCCGATTTCTCAAGCAGCTTCCGCCCCGCCGGCTGGGCGTAGAAGGCCTCGATCTGGCGCAGCTCGTCCACCGTGAAGGTGGCGGCATAGACGGCGGAGATCTGCTCGATCATCTGGTCGACGAACGGCG
This region of Bradyrhizobium sp. CCGUVB1N3 genomic DNA includes:
- a CDS encoding MBL fold metallo-hydrolase produces the protein MPLWTCETCGAQFPSSEQPPASCPICEDERQFVSWKGQTFLSRETLTERCRVVWRDDLGLTGLALEPAFAIGQRALLVPDGGAFVMWDCVPLATREAIEHVRSLGGLKAIAISHPHYYGGLADWSEAFSAPVYLHADDRQWVTRPHRAIEHWTGDSHRLSDGITLLRSGGHFAGATMLHWTRGADGRGALLTGDIAQVTMDRRFVSFMYSYPNYTPLNAAAVRRIAEAVAPFAFDRIYGAWWGRNIAGGAKAAFDASVARYLAAIA
- a CDS encoding acyl-CoA synthetase, with translation MTGEIAATISKAREHSIGDLLRRSAAREPNKPALSCGSVRWTFAELDAVCNRLARGLDGLGVRKGDRLAVLSRNSHAFAALRFAVARIGAVLVPINFMLNPDEINFILKNSGAKLLATGPDFVEPARAASATDCAVEKLIWLPGEDPASPPAGLTNFDGLLHSDGSFFEASVDSRDLAQIIYTSGTESLPKGAMLTHEAVMWQYVSCIIDGGMSAHDNVLHALPLYHCAQLDVFLGPQVYLGASGVITGKPTADNILALIAAHGITAFFAPPTIWIAMLRSPNFDKTDLSSLQKGYYGASIMPVEVLLELQRRLPNVRFWNFYGQTEIAPLATVLQPEDQLRKAGSAGKPTINVETRVVNTMMEDVGVGEVGEIVHRSPHLLSGYYNDPVKTAAAFSGGWFHSGDLAIVDAEGYITVVDRVKDMIKTGGENVASREVEEMVYRIPAVSEVAVVGLPDPRWIEAVTAIIVIKTGEALDEETVIKHCAGQMAHFKVPKRVVFVDSLPKNPSGKLLKRELRQRFVGGDTLDKAIQKNFGK